AACGTATGGTACAAATAATGAATTTGGCTTTGATTATTTAAGGGACAACATGGTTATCTACAAAGAAGAGATGGTGCAGAGGCATCTAAATTACGCTATTGTTGACGAAGTAGATAGCATATTGATAGATGAGGCTAGGACACCTCTTATTATTTCTGGTGTAGGAGAAAAATCAACAGACCTTTATAAAAGGGCAGATACTTTTGTAAGGACACTAAAGAATGAGGAAGATTATACGATTGATGAAAAAGCACGGGCAGTAAGCTTGACTGAAAAAGGTGTTGAAAAGGCTGAAAGATTTTTTAATTTGGCCAATTTAGCAGACCTTGAAAATATAGAAATTTCACACAATATAAATCAGGCATTGAAAGCCCATGCCATAATGAAGAGAGATAAGGACTATGTTGTAAAAGATGGAGAAGTCATAATAGTTGATGAGTTTACTGGAAGATTAATGTATGGTAGAAGATACAGCGAAGGACTGCATCAAGCTATAGAAGCAAAAGAAGGCGTAAAAGTAGAGAGAGAAAGCAAGACTCTTGCTACAATCACATTTCAGAATTATTTTAGAATGTACGACAAGCTAGCTGGTATGACTGGTACAGCTCAGACGGAAGAGCAGGAATTTAGGGCGATATACGGCCTTGATGTTGTTGTAATCCCCACAAACAAAGAGATGATACGAATAGACCATCCTGACGTGATATATAAGACAGAAGAAGCAAAATTTAAAGCGGTTGTTGATGATATAGTTGAGCATCACAAGAAAGGTCAGCCTGTGCTTGTAGGCACTATTACTATAGAAAAGTCAGAAAAGCTAAGCAATATGCTTAAAAAGCTGGGCATAAAGCATCAGGTATTAAATGCCAAGTACCATGAAAAAGAAGCTGAGATAATCGCACAAGCAGGACGAAAAGGTGCTGTCACCATTGCTACGAATATGGCTGGACGTGGTACGGATATCATTTTAGGTGGTAATCCGGAATTTTTAGCCAAGAAAAAGATGGTAGAAGAAGGCTATGCTTCAGATGTTATTTCTGAGGCATCAGGGTTTGGCCCTCTAAACAGCGAAGAATTGATAAAGGCCAGAGAGAGATACCAAGAGCTTTTAAATGAGATAAAGAAGGAGACGGAAAAAGAGCACGAAGAGGTCGTAAAGCTTGGCGGGCTTTATATAATAGGCACTGAAAGGCACGAATCCAGAAGGATAGACAATCAGTTAAGAGGACGTGCTGGACGACAAGGCGATCCTGGTGAGTCTAGATTTTATATTTCCCTTGAAGATGATTTAATGAGGCTTTTTGGCTCTGAGAGAATCAAAAATATGATGAATTCGCTAGGTATAGAAGATGACCAGCCGATTGAGCACAAGATATTGACAAAGCAGATAGAACAGGCACAGAAGAAAGTTGAAGGTATAAACTTTGACGTCAGAAAGAATGTCCTTGAGTACGATGATGTGATGAATAAACAGAGGGAGATAATATATAAAGAGAGAAGAAAGGTATTAGAGGGCGAAGATTTAAGACAGTACATCCTCGATATGGTAAAAGACATCATAAGCAGAAATGTTGAAATATATACAGCAGGTAGTAAATACCCAGAAGAGTGGGATATAGATGGACTGCTAAACCATTTATATGATTTGTTCCTTGAAAAAGACAGCGTAGTGATAGATGTGGATTTTGGCAGACTTGACAAGGAGATGCTTACAGATATAATCTATGAAGAAGCTGTAAGACAGTATGAGAAGAAAGAGCAGCAAATAGGTCCACAGATGAGGGAAATCGAGAGAGTTGTTCTCTTAAAAGTAGTCGATACAAGGTGGATGGATCACATCGATGAAATGGACCAGCTCCGCCAAGGAATAGGTTTGAGAGCTTACGGCCAGGTAGATCCTGTAATTGAGTACAAGAAGATTGGCTTTGATATGTTTGAGGATTTGGTTAACTCCATTCAGGAGGATACAGTAAAATTCCTGTATCATATAGAAATAAGGAATGACAATATGCCACATAGAGAGCAGGTGGCGAAACCTGTTGCGACAAATCAAAGCGGCAACGATGAACCTAAAAAGCCAATCGTTAAGAAGAAAAAAGTTGGAAGAAATGATCCATGTCCATGCGGCAGCGGAAAGAAGTACAAAAAATGCTGCGGCGCTAATCTTTAAAAAATTTCAATGATAAGGAGATGAAGCAGTGTTAGCAGATTATAAGACAGAAGTTTTAAATTTGATAGACACTATAAAAGAAATGGGGGCTTCTCTTTGACATCGAAGGATTGAAAAGAGAAGTAGCAGAAATAGATGAAGAGATGTCACAGCCGGACTTTTGGAATGATTTGCGAAAGTCACAAGAATTGTCTAAAAAATTGAAAGATTTGAAGGAACTCATATCAGAGTATGAGTCTTTAGAAAAACAATGGGAAGACCTTAATACACTTATTGAGTTAGGACTTGAGGAGGGAGATGAGTCTCTTACTCAAGAAGTTCACGATGAATATAAGTCTCTTACCAAGAGTATAAATGACATGAAGATAAAAACGCTTTTAAGCGGACCTTACGATAGAAATAACGCTATCCTTTCAATACATGCCGGTGCAGGTGGAACAGAAGCGCAAGACTGGACTGAAATGTTGCTTCGCATGTATATGAGGTGGGCAACTTCAAAAAATTATGAAGTTGAAACAGTGGACTATCTACCTGGTGATGAT
The nucleotide sequence above comes from Thermoanaerobacterium sp. CMT5567-10. Encoded proteins:
- the secA gene encoding preprotein translocase subunit SecA, which codes for MLGVLEKIFGSYSEREVKRIEPIADEVLSYEEEMSKLSDDELRGKTQEFKDRLKNGETLDDILPEAFAVVREAAWRTLKMKHFRVQIIGGIVLHQGRIAEMKTGEGKTLVATLPAYLNALEGKGVHIVTVNDYLAKRDRDWMGKIYEFLGMSVGVILHDMDSEERKKAYAADITYGTNNEFGFDYLRDNMVIYKEEMVQRHLNYAIVDEVDSILIDEARTPLIISGVGEKSTDLYKRADTFVRTLKNEEDYTIDEKARAVSLTEKGVEKAERFFNLANLADLENIEISHNINQALKAHAIMKRDKDYVVKDGEVIIVDEFTGRLMYGRRYSEGLHQAIEAKEGVKVERESKTLATITFQNYFRMYDKLAGMTGTAQTEEQEFRAIYGLDVVVIPTNKEMIRIDHPDVIYKTEEAKFKAVVDDIVEHHKKGQPVLVGTITIEKSEKLSNMLKKLGIKHQVLNAKYHEKEAEIIAQAGRKGAVTIATNMAGRGTDIILGGNPEFLAKKKMVEEGYASDVISEASGFGPLNSEELIKARERYQELLNEIKKETEKEHEEVVKLGGLYIIGTERHESRRIDNQLRGRAGRQGDPGESRFYISLEDDLMRLFGSERIKNMMNSLGIEDDQPIEHKILTKQIEQAQKKVEGINFDVRKNVLEYDDVMNKQREIIYKERRKVLEGEDLRQYILDMVKDIISRNVEIYTAGSKYPEEWDIDGLLNHLYDLFLEKDSVVIDVDFGRLDKEMLTDIIYEEAVRQYEKKEQQIGPQMREIERVVLLKVVDTRWMDHIDEMDQLRQGIGLRAYGQVDPVIEYKKIGFDMFEDLVNSIQEDTVKFLYHIEIRNDNMPHREQVAKPVATNQSGNDEPKKPIVKKKKVGRNDPCPCGSGKKYKKCCGANL